The following are encoded together in the Desulfococcus multivorans genome:
- a CDS encoding FmdB family zinc ribbon protein, with the protein MPIYEFYCSDCHTIYSFFSRTIDTTTCPTCPNCKNRRLTRQVSLFAFTGRARETDETDDLPVDDARMAKALATLEKEADKIDENDPRQAADLMRRLSDMTGLQLGQGMEEALARMARGEDPDAIESEMGDLLGDEAPFLPTGRKIVGSAGRRTAPRRDETLYDLKAD; encoded by the coding sequence ATGCCGATTTACGAATTCTACTGCAGCGACTGCCACACGATTTACAGTTTTTTCAGCAGAACCATCGATACCACCACCTGCCCGACCTGTCCCAACTGCAAGAACCGGCGGCTGACGCGTCAGGTATCCCTGTTCGCGTTCACGGGAAGGGCCAGGGAGACAGATGAAACGGACGACCTTCCCGTTGACGATGCCAGGATGGCCAAGGCCTTGGCGACATTGGAAAAGGAAGCCGATAAAATCGATGAAAACGATCCGCGGCAGGCAGCCGATCTGATGCGCCGACTGAGCGACATGACCGGTCTTCAACTGGGTCAGGGCATGGAAGAGGCCTTGGCGCGCATGGCGCGCGGCGAAGATCCGGACGCCATCGAATCGGAAATGGGAGACCTGTTGGGAGATGAGGCGCCGTTCCTTCCAACAGGCAGGAAAATTGTTGGCTCCGCAGGGCGCAGAACCGCTCCCAGGCGGGACGAGACCCTTTATGATCTCAAGGCGGATTAA
- a CDS encoding O-acetyl-ADP-ribose deacetylase — protein sequence MIKPEIMKRLEVRTGDIAQLAVDAIVNAANRSLLGGGGVDGAIHRAAGPELLAECRTLGGCPTGEARITKGYRLPARYVIHTVGPVYKGSPEDPLLLSRCYENSLAIAADRRFDTVAFPAVSCGVYGYPLEAACRVAVETVAGFLERNAYPKRVIFVLFSEDVRRVYDDFLKSSR from the coding sequence ATGATAAAACCGGAAATTATGAAACGTCTGGAGGTCCGGACGGGCGACATTGCCCAACTGGCGGTGGATGCCATTGTCAATGCGGCCAATCGGTCGCTTCTGGGGGGCGGCGGGGTGGACGGTGCCATCCACAGGGCTGCCGGACCGGAACTCCTGGCGGAATGCCGTACTCTGGGGGGCTGCCCCACGGGGGAGGCCCGGATCACCAAGGGGTATCGCCTGCCGGCCAGGTATGTGATTCACACCGTCGGGCCCGTTTACAAAGGATCCCCCGAGGATCCCCTGCTGCTATCACGATGCTATGAGAATTCCCTCGCCATTGCGGCCGATCGACGTTTTGACACCGTTGCTTTTCCTGCCGTCAGCTGCGGGGTATACGGCTATCCCCTGGAGGCGGCCTGCCGGGTTGCCGTCGAGACCGTCGCGGGCTTTCTGGAGCGAAACGCGTATCCAAAGCGGGTGATCTTTGTACTTTTTTCAGAAGATGTCCGCAGGGTTTACGATGACTTTCTGAAATCGTCGCGGTGA
- a CDS encoding DUF190 domain-containing protein — protein MTIRYRVIEIFTRENARCRSQILYEEILAYVRSLKIAARCTVTKGTDACYEDGETASQSSVDPSHNLPLKIEIILPASELSPVMDVLEQMVCEGIVGVRELNVHWHKTRKRLLPPRIKIRDVMTPFPKRVRTTTPVDQVVRLLLSETFTGLPVVDAQDRPVGVISQTDLIYRAGMPMRLALIAGSEPDIVDMILKSLSETTAEAIMTRPDVHIQEDALLTDGVNLMLDKNVKRLLVVDAWGKLTGIVSRMDVFRTIARESPDWGTIRKSEITLTDAHFVSDIMRRDTHTVMPDTSVEAVLHMIDDDDIQRVAVVDEAGHLQGLISDRNLLSAFSDDQPGMWQYLTRFAGFTEKGKHGKALQDRLRRRKAKDVMKKEIITVREDAFIEDAIQIMTEKEIRRLPVVDEEGIYRGMINREAVLRAGFKEKL, from the coding sequence ATGACCATTCGATACCGTGTTATTGAAATCTTTACCCGTGAGAATGCAAGATGCCGCAGTCAAATCCTTTATGAGGAAATTCTCGCCTATGTCAGAAGCCTGAAAATAGCAGCTCGGTGCACGGTCACCAAGGGTACCGATGCCTGCTACGAGGACGGCGAGACGGCAAGTCAGAGCAGCGTTGATCCTTCCCATAACCTGCCGCTCAAAATCGAGATCATTCTGCCGGCCTCCGAGCTGAGTCCGGTCATGGATGTGCTCGAGCAGATGGTTTGCGAAGGTATTGTGGGTGTGCGGGAACTCAATGTCCACTGGCACAAGACCAGAAAGCGACTGTTGCCGCCTCGGATCAAGATCCGGGACGTCATGACCCCTTTCCCGAAACGGGTTCGCACGACAACACCGGTGGACCAGGTGGTCCGGTTGCTTTTGTCTGAAACATTCACCGGTCTTCCGGTGGTTGACGCCCAGGATCGCCCGGTAGGCGTTATCTCCCAGACCGACCTGATCTACCGAGCGGGTATGCCCATGCGGCTCGCTCTCATCGCCGGTTCCGAACCGGATATCGTCGACATGATCCTGAAATCCCTTTCGGAGACGACGGCCGAAGCCATCATGACCCGGCCGGATGTCCATATTCAGGAGGATGCGCTTCTGACGGACGGCGTCAATCTGATGCTCGATAAAAACGTCAAACGTCTTCTGGTCGTCGATGCCTGGGGAAAGCTGACCGGGATCGTGTCGCGAATGGATGTCTTTCGGACCATTGCCCGGGAATCCCCCGACTGGGGAACTATCCGGAAGAGCGAGATCACTTTGACCGACGCCCATTTCGTTTCCGATATCATGCGACGGGACACCCACACTGTAATGCCGGACACCTCGGTGGAAGCGGTGCTGCACATGATCGATGACGACGATATCCAGCGGGTAGCTGTTGTGGATGAGGCGGGACACCTGCAGGGTTTGATCTCCGATCGGAATCTCCTGTCGGCATTTTCCGACGACCAACCGGGTATGTGGCAGTATTTGACCCGATTTGCCGGTTTTACCGAGAAAGGGAAGCACGGGAAAGCCCTGCAGGATCGCCTCCGACGACGAAAGGCGAAGGATGTGATGAAAAAAGAGATCATCACTGTCCGCGAGGACGCCTTTATCGAAGACGCCATCCAGATCATGACCGAAAAAGAGATCAGACGTCTCCCCGTGGTGGATGAAGAGGGGATCTACCGGGGGATGATCAATCGGGAAGCCGTGCTTCGAGCGGGATTCAAAGAAAAGCTGTGA